From the genome of Ignavibacteria bacterium, one region includes:
- a CDS encoding ABC transporter ATP-binding protein, whose amino-acid sequence MIESKQPILQVDSLSVKKCDDQTSTTKYIIDNISFSIQLSEFFTILGENGSGKSTLAYSLIKLLKPSAFEISGEIIIKGQRILELSESNLNVIRKNEVSYIFQNPYSSFDPIRRIGNQLFNSKSGSSSEIMSEHFNSLKLNSDNNILKKFPFQLSGGMLQRISAVRAVLSNPKLIIADEPTSALDKPISNLFMEYLLTYMKKSGAAVLFITQDFDLAVKYSSRIGVLKDGVLHSIHNQNQFLKSHNDVYLEKLINSYKYIYRTEK is encoded by the coding sequence ATGATCGAATCCAAACAACCAATATTGCAAGTTGATTCACTTAGTGTAAAGAAGTGCGATGATCAGACATCGACTACGAAGTACATAATTGACAATATTTCGTTTTCAATTCAACTGAGTGAATTCTTTACGATTCTTGGCGAAAATGGAAGCGGGAAATCAACTTTGGCGTACTCGCTGATTAAACTGTTAAAGCCATCCGCATTTGAGATAAGCGGTGAAATTATTATTAAGGGACAGAGGATTTTAGAACTTTCAGAGTCGAATTTAAATGTCATTCGAAAAAATGAAGTCAGTTATATATTTCAGAATCCTTATTCATCATTTGATCCAATACGCAGAATCGGGAATCAGTTGTTTAATTCTAAAAGCGGTTCTTCATCAGAGATAATGAGCGAACATTTCAATTCCTTAAAACTGAATTCAGATAACAACATTCTAAAAAAATTTCCGTTTCAACTCAGCGGTGGAATGCTTCAAAGAATTTCTGCTGTACGTGCAGTTCTCTCAAATCCAAAATTAATTATCGCCGATGAGCCAACATCTGCTCTCGATAAACCAATTTCAAATCTCTTCATGGAATATTTATTAACATATATGAAAAAATCCGGTGCCGCTGTTTTATTTATAACCCAAGATTTTGATCTTGCTGTGAAATACTCTTCGCGAATTGGTGTCTTAAAAGATGGAGTGCTGCATTCAATTCATAATCAAAATCAGTTTTTAAAAAGCCATAATGATGTTTACTTGGAAAAATTGATCAACTCATACAAATACATTTACAGAACCGAAAAATGA